Proteins encoded together in one Lagopus muta isolate bLagMut1 chromosome 3, bLagMut1 primary, whole genome shotgun sequence window:
- the EBAG9 gene encoding receptor-binding cancer antigen expressed on SiSo cells isoform X1: protein MSQAAFSTHQEEGFLTMAITQFRLFKICTCLAALLSFIKKLICRSGRGRKLSGDQITLPTTVDYSSVPKQPEVEDWSSWDEDAPTSVKIEGGNGNVAAQQNAVEQMEPDYFKDMTPTIRKTQKIVIKKREPLTFGVPEGNAGFSSRLAATQDIPFIHQSPELGDLDTWQENTNAWEEEEDAAWQAEEVLRQQKLAEREKRAAEQQRKKMEKEAQRLMKKEQNKIGVKLS, encoded by the exons ATGTCACAGGCTGCCTTCTCTACTCACCAGGAG gaaGGGTTTCTCACCATGGCCATAACACAGTTTCGGCTCTTTAAAATCTGTACTtgcctggcagctctgctttcttttattaaaaagttaatATGCAG gtctGGAAGAGGGCGAAAGTTAAGTGGAGACCAAATAACTTTGCCAACAACAGTGGATTATTCATCTGTTCCCAAACAG CCAGAAGTAGAAGACTGGTCTTCATGGGATGAAGATGCACCTACCAGTGTGAAGATTGAAGGTGGCAATGGTAACGTGGCAGCTCAGCAAAATGCTGTGGAACAAATGGAACCCgattattttaaagatatgaCACCAACTATAAGAAAAACTCAAAAA ATAGTTATTAAAAAACGAGAGCCTTTAACTTTTGGAGTTCCAGAAGGAAACGCAGGATTCTCTAGCAGATTAGCAGCTACACAAGATATTCCTTTTATTCACCAGTCT cctGAATTGGGAGACTTGGATACTTGGCAAGAAAATACTAATGCctgggaagaagaggaagatgcTGCCTGGCAGGCAGAAGAAGTTCTTAG ACAACAGAAGttagcagaaagggaaaaaagagcagcagaacaacaacgaaagaaaatggagaaagaggCCCAGAGGTTaatgaaaaaggaacagaacaaaattGGTGTAAAACTCTCCTAA
- the ENY2 gene encoding transcription and mRNA export factor ENY2 — protein MNKDAQMRATINQKLIETGERERLKDLLRAKLIECGWKDQLKAHCKDVIKEKGLEHVTVDDLVAEITPKGRALVPDSVKKELLQRIRTFLAQHANL, from the exons ATGAACAAAGATGCCCAGATGAGAGCCACCATTAACCAGAAGCTGATAGAAACAGGAGAGCGAGAGCG CCTTAAAGATTTGCTGAGAGCCAAGTTAATTGAATGCGGGTGGAAGGATCAGTTGAAGGCACATTGCAAAG atgtcattaaagaaaaaggattagAGCATGTTACTGTTGATGATTTGGTGGCAGAAATCACTCCCAAAGGTAGAG cCTTAGTACCAGACAGTGTGAAGAAAGAACTCTTACAAAGAATAAGAACGTTCCTCGCCCAACATGCCAATCTTTAA
- the EBAG9 gene encoding receptor-binding cancer antigen expressed on SiSo cells isoform X2: MAITQFRLFKICTCLAALLSFIKKLICRSGRGRKLSGDQITLPTTVDYSSVPKQPEVEDWSSWDEDAPTSVKIEGGNGNVAAQQNAVEQMEPDYFKDMTPTIRKTQKIVIKKREPLTFGVPEGNAGFSSRLAATQDIPFIHQSPELGDLDTWQENTNAWEEEEDAAWQAEEVLRQQKLAEREKRAAEQQRKKMEKEAQRLMKKEQNKIGVKLS, from the exons ATGGCCATAACACAGTTTCGGCTCTTTAAAATCTGTACTtgcctggcagctctgctttcttttattaaaaagttaatATGCAG gtctGGAAGAGGGCGAAAGTTAAGTGGAGACCAAATAACTTTGCCAACAACAGTGGATTATTCATCTGTTCCCAAACAG CCAGAAGTAGAAGACTGGTCTTCATGGGATGAAGATGCACCTACCAGTGTGAAGATTGAAGGTGGCAATGGTAACGTGGCAGCTCAGCAAAATGCTGTGGAACAAATGGAACCCgattattttaaagatatgaCACCAACTATAAGAAAAACTCAAAAA ATAGTTATTAAAAAACGAGAGCCTTTAACTTTTGGAGTTCCAGAAGGAAACGCAGGATTCTCTAGCAGATTAGCAGCTACACAAGATATTCCTTTTATTCACCAGTCT cctGAATTGGGAGACTTGGATACTTGGCAAGAAAATACTAATGCctgggaagaagaggaagatgcTGCCTGGCAGGCAGAAGAAGTTCTTAG ACAACAGAAGttagcagaaagggaaaaaagagcagcagaacaacaacgaaagaaaatggagaaagaggCCCAGAGGTTaatgaaaaaggaacagaacaaaattGGTGTAAAACTCTCCTAA